Proteins from a single region of Paramormyrops kingsleyae isolate MSU_618 chromosome 9, PKINGS_0.4, whole genome shotgun sequence:
- the atn1 gene encoding uncharacterized protein atn1 isoform X2: MKTRTQKESMPMRSGRRRGGSEERRGRRPHPSPSRIERSDRQPRAAGEDLPVGRVSRRSHGHDSSESEGEGLVPPPKRQKVQDSSASNPPASTHSIDTSTTVPPPPSGTSQSQESDNEDGQSQGSRSSVGGSLANSSSSLSSGRDIDQDNRSSSPSLSASPLASLDSESDSPDSPKQGERDRGREGTPPKSGGEDRRSVLRGEECAGDRRDVEGGAEEGGVLKAPTLAPSLRGAADLAGEGGANRKAYFPLDSKLLNKMEYSVPSSVDGAPNSHRASAKASSQCVLKGEAAAPEYPHSNLGTSLPASLPPPPALKPLELGQNLQMDPKADKPEKSDKLTDRSAPPSLLPQAATIAQPPPPPHPHHYSPTGWGGAASSCPGSWGFSRYPGNHHSHQQQPPVQQQLPSVYNPPSSRHSSHPPYLPHPHPHREYLPRYGGGGERERGGERERGLREFGGREINREFSVSIGSSGTGMANSGNMSVGGPNGSQARDFGNLPVGQSRDYSRMGSQGSSREGSGSGGREFGSSFATRDRETGREYLPTPSQSQTCEFSSGGAGRLREKEGRWGDFSGQLREVGGNNPGGGNAAPSGAAVSAGGVPMTPHLGRDAQTSPQGGAPTQPPSLAPLAEPLASTNREYPPPVDFGALQQQPLPSSQTSSSGSDSHTPHFLREYPPAGAKDYPPALPPSTAALPTPSREYHSPPSTAVALGRDYSHPHYPGQTGPAQPRDRDREREPPPSTLYPSRSGPQPPTLSPSSSSHPRPPSAPYPPPPPPPLPPSSLAQPLPPSSLGANHARPGPYQSSNQTLTPPVPLSPLPSPSSNQMTGFPSFTSGSSSTASVPLPASAAATACSPGCRPPHYLSHTQFSGSTYQPNGGSTNSSGAISSSSNSSKNSSSGSHSHSLSPQSASKVLPPVGDATGLSLPAAGAPPPSEGLTDSSSAAPPPPVIKEEPAEEREEAESPAPVLRSPSPEPKPVDVPIHASQSARFHRVLDRGTGNSCARSDVLFVPLDGSKLWKKRNEAIERARREGEQRARDLREKERERERERERDLERHLQKDSGSGGASAGRSGSSLFFPPSSSILLDPSSSSSSSSSHPGPQPHHHAPPHHPPHSHPLHPPHALHPTLPHPLPHSLLLPSMGGASAVVANPQGALSVGLGGPYLGPDTPALRTLSEYARPHTMSPLGAAGRAPAHHPHLHPHAHPHVHPSFFLPQFQNPALGHPHHLPADTAAAILGFLYGGGLEGGPGVGTHGGPGPGPGGMAGGLGGMGFPHAMAHRDRMKTGFEFKSEERVYQAGVMPDPGLTLSHSDAHSLLFSRAGGAAADISLYGTPPPPAPAPPPLQNTALAASNRASNPASQSISALPPSSVLPPSLPNHPTPPVAPAPPAPAPPPPPPSNPIPSLHHPSAHSSFPQSLSSHPQPAPGAPAPAENYPLQARSPGAAERVPGGERERERERSRTAPSSGERERERERERERGGAGGGGESLGRLQMLNVTPHHHQHSHIHSHLHLHQQDTAAGGVHPLMDPLASGSPLARLPYPGAALGPPILAHPLTDSEVLRQQLFAPGHAASPERRNPDPEAGAGAAVAPPSPPLSHTGRVLQSPEERE; encoded by the exons ATGAAAACGCGAACTCAGAAAGAATCG ATGCCCATGCGCAGTGGGCGCAGGCGGGGGGGCAGTGAGGAGAGGAGGGGTAGGCGCCCTCACCCCAGCCCCTCGCGCATTGAGCGCAGTGACAGACAGCCA AGAGCCGCTGGAGAGGATTTGCCGGTTGGACGTGTCAGTCGCCGGTCCCATGGACATGATTCGTCagagagtgagggggagggactTGTGCCTCCACCCAAGAGACAGAAAGTGCAG GATTCCTCCGCTTCAAACCCACCAGCCTCTACTCACTCAATTGACACGTCTACAACcgtcccacccccaccctctggtaccagccaatcacaggagaGTGATAATGAAGACGGCCAATCTCAAGGCAGCAGAAGCTCGGTTGGTGGGAGCTTGGCTAATAGCAGCAGCAGTTTGAGCAGTGGGCGGGACATTGACCAGGATAACCGTTCCTCTTCACCGAGCCTCTCTGCGTCTCCCTTGGCCAGCTTGGATTCTGAATCCGATTCCCCTGACTCGCCCAAACAAGGAGAGAGGgacagggggagggaggggactCCCCCGAAATCTGGAGGGGAGGACCGGAGAAGCGTGCTGAGGGGGGAGGAGTGTGCTGGGGACAGGAGAGATGTGGAAGGTGGAGCGGAGGAAGGCGGCGTGCTGAAGGCCCCCACCCTGGCCCCCTCCCTCAGGGGAGCGGCCGATTTGGCAGGTGAGGGTGGGGCTAACCGGAAGGCATACTTCCCCCTGGACTCCAAGCTCCTGAACAAGATGGAGTACAGCGTCCCCAGCAGTGTGGATGGCGCCCCGAACTCCCATCGCGCCAGTGCCAAAGCCAGCAGCCAGTGTGTGTTGAAGGGCGAGGCGGCCGCGCCGGAGTACCCCCATAGTAACCTCGGCACCTCCCTGCCAGCCTcactgcccccgccccccgcttTGAAGCCCCTGGAACTGGGCCAAAATTTACAAATGGACCCCAAGGCGGACAAACCGGAGAAGAGTGACAAATTAACTGACAggagtgcccccccctccctgctgcCCCAAGCTGCCACCATAGCCCAGCCAccgcccccgccccacccccatcacTACAGTCCCACTGGATGGGGAGGAGCTGCTTCCAgttgcccagggagctggggctTCTCCCGTTACCCGGGTAACCACCACTCTCACCAGCAACAGCCTCCGGTGCAGCAACAATTGCCCTCAGTGTacaaccccccctcctccagacattcctcccaccccccctatctgccccacccccacccacacagagAGTACCTCCCCAGGTATGGAGGAGGTGGGGAGCGGGAGCGGGGTGGCGAGAGAGAGCGGGGGCTCCGGGAGTTCGGGGGGAGGGAGATCAATCGGGAATTCTCTGTCAGCATTGGAAGCTCTGGGACTGGAATGGCTAACAGCGGTAACATGAGCGTCGGCGGTCCCAATGGCAGCCAAGCAAGGGATTTTGGGAATTTGCCAGTGGGTCAGAGCCGAGATTATTCCAGAATGGGCTCGCAGGGCTCCAGCAGGGAGGGCTCCGGGTCAGGGGGCCGTGAATTCGGGTCGAGCTTTGCAACCAGGGACAGGGAAACCGGAAGAGAATATCTGCCGACCCCGAGCCAGTCACAGACATGTGAGTTCAgctctgggggggcggggcgtcTACGTGAGAAGGAGGGCCGGTGGGGCGATTTTTCGGGGCAGCTGCGGGAGGTGggagggaataacccaggggGGGGTAACGCTGCGCCATCGGGTGCCGCGGTGTCAGCAGGCGGGGTTCCCATGACTCCACACCTGGGCCGGGATGCCCAAACTTCGCCACAAGGGGGTGCCCCCACCCAGCCACCCTCTCTGGCGCCACTGGCAGAGCCCCTGGCCTCCACAAACAGAGAGTACCCGCCGCCTGTGGACTTTGGCGCCCTGCAGCAGCAGCCACTGCCTTCCTCCCAAACATCCTCGTCTGGCTCTGACTCTCACACGCCCCACTTCCTCAGAGAGTACCCTCCAGCTGGGGCAAAAGATTATCCCCCAGCGTTGCCCCCATCCACTGCTGCCCTGCCAACCCCCTCCAGAGAGTATcacagcccccccagcacagCTGTTGCCCTGGGTCGTGATTATTCTCACCCCCACTACCCGGGCCAGACGGGCCCGGCGCAGCCAAGAGATAGGGACAGAGAaagggagccccccccctcaacTCTGTACCCCAGCCGCTCTGGCCCGCAGCCCCCTACCCTGTCCCCTTCGTCCTCCTCTCACCCTCGCCCCCCATCTGCACCGtaccctccacccccacctccccctctCCCACCATCCTCCCTCGCACAGCCACTCCCACCATCCAGTCTTGGAGCCAATCACGCCCGCCCAGGGCCGTACCAGTCCTCCAACCAGACTTTGACTCCTCCCGTTCCCCTTTCACCACTCCCCAGTCCCTCATCCAATCAGATGACGGGATTCCCCTCCTTCACGTCGGGCTCCTCCTCCACAGCTAGTGTCCCGCTCCCCGCATCTGCTGCGGCGACCGCCTGTTCACCAGGGTGCCGCCCCCCTCACTACCTGAGCCACACCCAGTTCAGTGGTTCCACCTATCAGCCCAACGGTGGCAGCACTAACAGCAGCGGAGCCattagcagcagcagcaacagcagtaAAAATAGTAGCAGCGGCTCTCACTCCCACTCTTTGTCGCCTCAGAGTGCATCCAAGGTCCTCCCGCCAGTAGGGGACGCTACTGGCCTCTCACTACCTGCTGCTGGTGCTCCCCCACCCAGCGAGGGGCTCACTGATTCATCCTCGGCTGCCCCGCCTCCACCCGTCATTAAGGAGGAGCCAGcggaggagagagaggaagcCGAGAGCCCGGCCCCTGTCCTGAGGAGCCCATCCCCAGAGCCTAAGCCGGTGGACGTCCCGATCcatgccagccaatcagcacG GTTTCACAGAGTGCTGGATAGGGGCACCGGCAACTCATGCGCCCGCAGTGACGTGCTGTTCGTGCCCCTGGATGGCTCTAAGCTGTGGAAGAAGAGAAACGAGGCCATAGAGCGTGCCAGGAGGGAGGGGGAGCAGCGCGCCCGGGACCTcagggagaaggagagggagcgGGAGAGGGAGCGGGAAAGGGACCTCGAAAGGCACCTGCAG AAGGACAGCGGCAGTGGAGGAGCCAGTGCGGGGCGCTCTGGGTCCTCGCTCTTCTTCCCACCGTCCTCCTCCATCCTCCTGGAtccttcctcatcctcatcctcttcctcctcgCACCCAGGACCACAGCCTCACCACCAcgccccaccccaccaccctcCGCACTCTCacccactgcaccccccccatGCGCTGCATCCCACGCTACCCCACCCACTGCCGCACTCCCTGCTGCTGCCTTCCATGGGCGGGGCCTCTGCCGTGGTGGCCAATCCCCAGGGGGCCCTGAGTGTGGGGTTAGGGGGGCCCTACCTGGGGCCTGACACACCAGCTCTGAGGACTCTGAGCGAGTATGCACGCCCACACACCATGTCACCCCTGGGAGCTGCCGGCCGGGCCCCGGCCCACCACCCCCATCTGCACCCACACGCCCACCCCCACGTGCACCCCTCCTTCTTCCTGCCCCAGTTCCAGAACCCAGCACTGGGCCACCCCCACCATCTCCCAGCTGACACGGCTGCCGCTATTTTGGGCTTCCTGTATGGGGGCGGCCTGGAAGGGGGACCTGGGGTTGGGACACATGGGGGCCCAGGGCCGGGCCCGGGAGGCATGGCCGGTGGCCTGGGAGGGATGGGCTTTCCCCACGCCATGGCGCATAGGGACCGCATGAAAACAGGGTTTGAGTTTAAGAGCGAGGAGCGGGTGTACCAGGCGGGGGTCATGCCGGACCCGGGGCTGACTCTGTCCCACTCCGACGCCCACTCCCTGCTCTTCAGTAGGGCAGGGGGGGCTGCCGCTGACATTTCTCTGTATGGCACCCCGCCACCGCCagccccagccccgcccccgcTCCAAAACACAGCCCTGGCTGCGTCAAATCGTGCCTCAAACCCCGCCTCCCAGTCCATCTCAGCCCTCCCGCCATCTTCTGTGCTCCCACCCTCTCTCCCCAACCACCCTACTCCCCCCGTGGCTCCTGCCCCGCCCGCCCCGGCcccacctcctccacctccatcCAATCCCATCCCATCGCTCCATCACCCCTCCGCACACTCCTCCTTCCCCCAGTCCCTCTCTTCACACCCCCAGCCAGCACCAGGCGCCCCTGCCCCGGCTGAGAACTACCCCCTGCAGGCCCGCTCGCCTGGCGCTGCTGAGAGAGTACCGGGGggcgagagggagagagagagggagaggagcagGACGGCACCTTCTTCGGGAGAgcgggagagggagagggagagagagcgggagcgaggaggagcaggaggagggggggaaTCCCTGGGGAGGCTGCAGATGCTGAACGTGACACCACATCACCACCAGCACTCCCACATCCACTCCCACCTGCACCTGCACCAGCAGGACACAG CAGCGGGCGGGGTGCACCCCCTGATGGACCCCCTTGCCTCGGGGTCCCCGCTTGCCCGGCTACCCTACCCTGGGGCGGCCCTGGGCCCCCCCATCCTGGCACACCCCCTCACTGACAGCGAGGTCCTCCGGCAGCAGCTCTTCG CTCCAGGCCATGCAGCAAGCCCAGAGCGCCGAAATCCAGATCCAGAGGCTGGCGCTGGAGCAGCAGTGGctccaccatcaccaccactcTCTCACACAGGACGAGTACTACAG TCACCTGAAGAAAGAGAGTGA
- the atn1 gene encoding uncharacterized protein atn1 isoform X1 → MKTRTQKESMPMRSGRRRGGSEERRGRRPHPSPSRIERSDRQPRAAGEDLPVGRVSRRSHGHDSSESEGEGLVPPPKRQKVQDSSASNPPASTHSIDTSTTVPPPPSGTSQSQESDNEDGQSQGSRSSVGGSLANSSSSLSSGRDIDQDNRSSSPSLSASPLASLDSESDSPDSPKQGERDRGREGTPPKSGGEDRRSVLRGEECAGDRRDVEGGAEEGGVLKAPTLAPSLRGAADLAGEGGANRKAYFPLDSKLLNKMEYSVPSSVDGAPNSHRASAKASSQCVLKGEAAAPEYPHSNLGTSLPASLPPPPALKPLELGQNLQMDPKADKPEKSDKLTDRSAPPSLLPQAATIAQPPPPPHPHHYSPTGWGGAASSCPGSWGFSRYPGNHHSHQQQPPVQQQLPSVYNPPSSRHSSHPPYLPHPHPHREYLPRYGGGGERERGGERERGLREFGGREINREFSVSIGSSGTGMANSGNMSVGGPNGSQARDFGNLPVGQSRDYSRMGSQGSSREGSGSGGREFGSSFATRDRETGREYLPTPSQSQTCEFSSGGAGRLREKEGRWGDFSGQLREVGGNNPGGGNAAPSGAAVSAGGVPMTPHLGRDAQTSPQGGAPTQPPSLAPLAEPLASTNREYPPPVDFGALQQQPLPSSQTSSSGSDSHTPHFLREYPPAGAKDYPPALPPSTAALPTPSREYHSPPSTAVALGRDYSHPHYPGQTGPAQPRDRDREREPPPSTLYPSRSGPQPPTLSPSSSSHPRPPSAPYPPPPPPPLPPSSLAQPLPPSSLGANHARPGPYQSSNQTLTPPVPLSPLPSPSSNQMTGFPSFTSGSSSTASVPLPASAAATACSPGCRPPHYLSHTQFSGSTYQPNGGSTNSSGAISSSSNSSKNSSSGSHSHSLSPQSASKVLPPVGDATGLSLPAAGAPPPSEGLTDSSSAAPPPPVIKEEPAEEREEAESPAPVLRSPSPEPKPVDVPIHASQSARFHRVLDRGTGNSCARSDVLFVPLDGSKLWKKRNEAIERARREGEQRARDLREKERERERERERDLERHLQKDSGSGGASAGRSGSSLFFPPSSSILLDPSSSSSSSSSHPGPQPHHHAPPHHPPHSHPLHPPHALHPTLPHPLPHSLLLPSMGGASAVVANPQGALSVGLGGPYLGPDTPALRTLSEYARPHTMSPLGAAGRAPAHHPHLHPHAHPHVHPSFFLPQFQNPALGHPHHLPADTAAAILGFLYGGGLEGGPGVGTHGGPGPGPGGMAGGLGGMGFPHAMAHRDRMKTGFEFKSEERVYQAGVMPDPGLTLSHSDAHSLLFSRAGGAAADISLYGTPPPPAPAPPPLQNTALAASNRASNPASQSISALPPSSVLPPSLPNHPTPPVAPAPPAPAPPPPPPSNPIPSLHHPSAHSSFPQSLSSHPQPAPGAPAPAENYPLQARSPGAAERVPGGERERERERSRTAPSSGERERERERERERGGAGGGGESLGRLQMLNVTPHHHQHSHIHSHLHLHQQDTAAGGVHPLMDPLASGSPLARLPYPGAALGPPILAHPLTDSEVLRQQLFGAPFRDLPQPSSLTGPVSAAHQLQAMQQAQSAEIQIQRLALEQQWLHHHHHSLTQDEYYSHLKKESDKTL, encoded by the exons ATGAAAACGCGAACTCAGAAAGAATCG ATGCCCATGCGCAGTGGGCGCAGGCGGGGGGGCAGTGAGGAGAGGAGGGGTAGGCGCCCTCACCCCAGCCCCTCGCGCATTGAGCGCAGTGACAGACAGCCA AGAGCCGCTGGAGAGGATTTGCCGGTTGGACGTGTCAGTCGCCGGTCCCATGGACATGATTCGTCagagagtgagggggagggactTGTGCCTCCACCCAAGAGACAGAAAGTGCAG GATTCCTCCGCTTCAAACCCACCAGCCTCTACTCACTCAATTGACACGTCTACAACcgtcccacccccaccctctggtaccagccaatcacaggagaGTGATAATGAAGACGGCCAATCTCAAGGCAGCAGAAGCTCGGTTGGTGGGAGCTTGGCTAATAGCAGCAGCAGTTTGAGCAGTGGGCGGGACATTGACCAGGATAACCGTTCCTCTTCACCGAGCCTCTCTGCGTCTCCCTTGGCCAGCTTGGATTCTGAATCCGATTCCCCTGACTCGCCCAAACAAGGAGAGAGGgacagggggagggaggggactCCCCCGAAATCTGGAGGGGAGGACCGGAGAAGCGTGCTGAGGGGGGAGGAGTGTGCTGGGGACAGGAGAGATGTGGAAGGTGGAGCGGAGGAAGGCGGCGTGCTGAAGGCCCCCACCCTGGCCCCCTCCCTCAGGGGAGCGGCCGATTTGGCAGGTGAGGGTGGGGCTAACCGGAAGGCATACTTCCCCCTGGACTCCAAGCTCCTGAACAAGATGGAGTACAGCGTCCCCAGCAGTGTGGATGGCGCCCCGAACTCCCATCGCGCCAGTGCCAAAGCCAGCAGCCAGTGTGTGTTGAAGGGCGAGGCGGCCGCGCCGGAGTACCCCCATAGTAACCTCGGCACCTCCCTGCCAGCCTcactgcccccgccccccgcttTGAAGCCCCTGGAACTGGGCCAAAATTTACAAATGGACCCCAAGGCGGACAAACCGGAGAAGAGTGACAAATTAACTGACAggagtgcccccccctccctgctgcCCCAAGCTGCCACCATAGCCCAGCCAccgcccccgccccacccccatcacTACAGTCCCACTGGATGGGGAGGAGCTGCTTCCAgttgcccagggagctggggctTCTCCCGTTACCCGGGTAACCACCACTCTCACCAGCAACAGCCTCCGGTGCAGCAACAATTGCCCTCAGTGTacaaccccccctcctccagacattcctcccaccccccctatctgccccacccccacccacacagagAGTACCTCCCCAGGTATGGAGGAGGTGGGGAGCGGGAGCGGGGTGGCGAGAGAGAGCGGGGGCTCCGGGAGTTCGGGGGGAGGGAGATCAATCGGGAATTCTCTGTCAGCATTGGAAGCTCTGGGACTGGAATGGCTAACAGCGGTAACATGAGCGTCGGCGGTCCCAATGGCAGCCAAGCAAGGGATTTTGGGAATTTGCCAGTGGGTCAGAGCCGAGATTATTCCAGAATGGGCTCGCAGGGCTCCAGCAGGGAGGGCTCCGGGTCAGGGGGCCGTGAATTCGGGTCGAGCTTTGCAACCAGGGACAGGGAAACCGGAAGAGAATATCTGCCGACCCCGAGCCAGTCACAGACATGTGAGTTCAgctctgggggggcggggcgtcTACGTGAGAAGGAGGGCCGGTGGGGCGATTTTTCGGGGCAGCTGCGGGAGGTGggagggaataacccaggggGGGGTAACGCTGCGCCATCGGGTGCCGCGGTGTCAGCAGGCGGGGTTCCCATGACTCCACACCTGGGCCGGGATGCCCAAACTTCGCCACAAGGGGGTGCCCCCACCCAGCCACCCTCTCTGGCGCCACTGGCAGAGCCCCTGGCCTCCACAAACAGAGAGTACCCGCCGCCTGTGGACTTTGGCGCCCTGCAGCAGCAGCCACTGCCTTCCTCCCAAACATCCTCGTCTGGCTCTGACTCTCACACGCCCCACTTCCTCAGAGAGTACCCTCCAGCTGGGGCAAAAGATTATCCCCCAGCGTTGCCCCCATCCACTGCTGCCCTGCCAACCCCCTCCAGAGAGTATcacagcccccccagcacagCTGTTGCCCTGGGTCGTGATTATTCTCACCCCCACTACCCGGGCCAGACGGGCCCGGCGCAGCCAAGAGATAGGGACAGAGAaagggagccccccccctcaacTCTGTACCCCAGCCGCTCTGGCCCGCAGCCCCCTACCCTGTCCCCTTCGTCCTCCTCTCACCCTCGCCCCCCATCTGCACCGtaccctccacccccacctccccctctCCCACCATCCTCCCTCGCACAGCCACTCCCACCATCCAGTCTTGGAGCCAATCACGCCCGCCCAGGGCCGTACCAGTCCTCCAACCAGACTTTGACTCCTCCCGTTCCCCTTTCACCACTCCCCAGTCCCTCATCCAATCAGATGACGGGATTCCCCTCCTTCACGTCGGGCTCCTCCTCCACAGCTAGTGTCCCGCTCCCCGCATCTGCTGCGGCGACCGCCTGTTCACCAGGGTGCCGCCCCCCTCACTACCTGAGCCACACCCAGTTCAGTGGTTCCACCTATCAGCCCAACGGTGGCAGCACTAACAGCAGCGGAGCCattagcagcagcagcaacagcagtaAAAATAGTAGCAGCGGCTCTCACTCCCACTCTTTGTCGCCTCAGAGTGCATCCAAGGTCCTCCCGCCAGTAGGGGACGCTACTGGCCTCTCACTACCTGCTGCTGGTGCTCCCCCACCCAGCGAGGGGCTCACTGATTCATCCTCGGCTGCCCCGCCTCCACCCGTCATTAAGGAGGAGCCAGcggaggagagagaggaagcCGAGAGCCCGGCCCCTGTCCTGAGGAGCCCATCCCCAGAGCCTAAGCCGGTGGACGTCCCGATCcatgccagccaatcagcacG GTTTCACAGAGTGCTGGATAGGGGCACCGGCAACTCATGCGCCCGCAGTGACGTGCTGTTCGTGCCCCTGGATGGCTCTAAGCTGTGGAAGAAGAGAAACGAGGCCATAGAGCGTGCCAGGAGGGAGGGGGAGCAGCGCGCCCGGGACCTcagggagaaggagagggagcgGGAGAGGGAGCGGGAAAGGGACCTCGAAAGGCACCTGCAG AAGGACAGCGGCAGTGGAGGAGCCAGTGCGGGGCGCTCTGGGTCCTCGCTCTTCTTCCCACCGTCCTCCTCCATCCTCCTGGAtccttcctcatcctcatcctcttcctcctcgCACCCAGGACCACAGCCTCACCACCAcgccccaccccaccaccctcCGCACTCTCacccactgcaccccccccatGCGCTGCATCCCACGCTACCCCACCCACTGCCGCACTCCCTGCTGCTGCCTTCCATGGGCGGGGCCTCTGCCGTGGTGGCCAATCCCCAGGGGGCCCTGAGTGTGGGGTTAGGGGGGCCCTACCTGGGGCCTGACACACCAGCTCTGAGGACTCTGAGCGAGTATGCACGCCCACACACCATGTCACCCCTGGGAGCTGCCGGCCGGGCCCCGGCCCACCACCCCCATCTGCACCCACACGCCCACCCCCACGTGCACCCCTCCTTCTTCCTGCCCCAGTTCCAGAACCCAGCACTGGGCCACCCCCACCATCTCCCAGCTGACACGGCTGCCGCTATTTTGGGCTTCCTGTATGGGGGCGGCCTGGAAGGGGGACCTGGGGTTGGGACACATGGGGGCCCAGGGCCGGGCCCGGGAGGCATGGCCGGTGGCCTGGGAGGGATGGGCTTTCCCCACGCCATGGCGCATAGGGACCGCATGAAAACAGGGTTTGAGTTTAAGAGCGAGGAGCGGGTGTACCAGGCGGGGGTCATGCCGGACCCGGGGCTGACTCTGTCCCACTCCGACGCCCACTCCCTGCTCTTCAGTAGGGCAGGGGGGGCTGCCGCTGACATTTCTCTGTATGGCACCCCGCCACCGCCagccccagccccgcccccgcTCCAAAACACAGCCCTGGCTGCGTCAAATCGTGCCTCAAACCCCGCCTCCCAGTCCATCTCAGCCCTCCCGCCATCTTCTGTGCTCCCACCCTCTCTCCCCAACCACCCTACTCCCCCCGTGGCTCCTGCCCCGCCCGCCCCGGCcccacctcctccacctccatcCAATCCCATCCCATCGCTCCATCACCCCTCCGCACACTCCTCCTTCCCCCAGTCCCTCTCTTCACACCCCCAGCCAGCACCAGGCGCCCCTGCCCCGGCTGAGAACTACCCCCTGCAGGCCCGCTCGCCTGGCGCTGCTGAGAGAGTACCGGGGggcgagagggagagagagagggagaggagcagGACGGCACCTTCTTCGGGAGAgcgggagagggagagggagagagagcgggagcgaggaggagcaggaggagggggggaaTCCCTGGGGAGGCTGCAGATGCTGAACGTGACACCACATCACCACCAGCACTCCCACATCCACTCCCACCTGCACCTGCACCAGCAGGACACAG CAGCGGGCGGGGTGCACCCCCTGATGGACCCCCTTGCCTCGGGGTCCCCGCTTGCCCGGCTACCCTACCCTGGGGCGGCCCTGGGCCCCCCCATCCTGGCACACCCCCTCACTGACAGCGAGGTCCTCCGGCAGCAGCTCTTCG GTGCTCCGTTCCGCGATTTGCCCCAGCCTTCCTCCCTGACCGGCCCCGTGTCTGCGGCCCACCAGCTCCAGGCCATGCAGCAAGCCCAGAGCGCCGAAATCCAGATCCAGAGGCTGGCGCTGGAGCAGCAGTGGctccaccatcaccaccactcTCTCACACAGGACGAGTACTACAG TCACCTGAAGAAAGAGAGTGACAAGACTTTGTGA
- the LOC111835365 gene encoding gamma-enolase: MSIVNIVAREILDSRGNPTVEVDLYTAKGLFRAAVPSGASTGIYEALELRDGDKHRYKGKGVLQAVSHINDTIRPALIQSGISVVEQEKLDNMMIEMDGTENKSKFGANAILGVSLAVCKAGAAEKGVPLYRHIADLAGNTELVLPVPAFNVINGGSHAGNKLAMQEFMVLPVGAESFREALRIGAELYHTLRGVIQKKYGQDATNVGDEGGFAPNILENSEALELLKTAIDQAGFTDKVVVGMDVAASEFYRDGKYDLDFKSPPNPDRHITAEELSDIYQSFVNDYPVVSIEDPFDQDDWPAWSRFTASMGIQVVGDDLTVTNPRRIEKAVEERSCNCLLLKVNQIGSVTEAIQACKLAQENGWGVMVSHRSGETEDTFIADLVVGLCTGQIKTGAPCRSERLAKYNQLMRIEEELGDQARFAGHNFRNPSAL, from the exons ATGTCCATAGTGAACATCGTGGCCCGAGAAATCCTGGACTCGCGGGGAAACCCCACGGTGGAGGTAGACCTGTACACCGCAAAAG GTCTCTTCAGGGCCGCGGTGCCAAGCGGAGCATCCACTGGCATCTATGAGGCTCTGGAGCTGAGAGACGGGGACAAACACCGGTACAAGGGAAAAG GCGTGCTGCAGGCTGTATCTCACATCAACGACACCATCAGACCCGCCCTCATCCAGTCG GGGATCAGCGTCGTTGAGCAGGAGAAGCTGGACAACATGATGATTGAGATGGACGGCACTGAGAACAAGT CAAAGTTTGGGGCCAATGCGATCCTGGGCGTCTCCCTGGCAGTGTGCAAGGCGGGCGCAGCGGAGAAAGGCGTGCCCCTGTACCGCCACATTGCCGACCTGGCCGGGAACACTGAACTGGTGCTGCCTGTGCCT GCCTTTAATGTGATCAATGGAGGCTCCCATGCGGGCAACAAGCTGGCCATGCAGGAGTTCATGGTGCTTCCTGTGGGGGCCGAGTCCTTTCGGGAGGCCCTGCGCATCGGGGCAGAGCTGTACCACACCCTGAGGGGGGTGATACAGAAGAAGTATGGCCAGGATGCCACCAACGTGGGTGATGAAGGTGGCTTCGCCCCAAACATCTTGGAGAACAGCGAGG CGCTGGAGCTCCTGAAGACAGCTATAGACCAGGCAGGCTTCACCGACAAAGTGGTGGTGGGGATGGACGTGGCCGCCTCCGAGTTCTACCGTGACGGCAAATACGACCTGGATTTCAAATCTCCTCCCAACCCAGACAGACACATTACTGCTGAGGAGCTGTCTGATATATACCAGAGCTTTGTCAATGATTATCCTG TGGTGTCCATAGAGGACCCGTTCGACCAGGATGACTGGCCAGCATGGTCGAGGTTCACCGCCTCGATGGGGATTCAGGTGGTGGGTGATGACCTGACAGTGACCAACCCGCGGCGGATAGAGAAGGCTGTGGAGGAGAGATCCTGCAACTGCCTGCTGCTCAAAGTCAACCAGATTGGTTCTGTCACTGAGGCCATACAGGC GTGCAAGCTGGCCCAGGAGAATGGCTGGGGGGTGATGGTGAGCCATCGCTCAGGGGAGACTGAGGACACCTTCATCGCTGACCTGGTGGTTGGGCTCTGTACCGGGCAG ATCAAGACTGGAGCTCCGTGTAGATCAGAACGTCTAGCCAAGTATAACCAGCTGATGAG AATCGAGGAGGAGCTTGGTGACCAGGCTCGTTTTGCCGGGCACAACTTCCGAAATCCCAGCGCTCTCTGA